The Cygnus olor isolate bCygOlo1 chromosome 2, bCygOlo1.pri.v2, whole genome shotgun sequence genome contains the following window.
AATATAGGATGAGATACCTTTTTGACacctgctttcagaaaaatcctTGACATTTACTTAGGCAAATATGTTCTGTAAGGTCAAGAGTCTTTGGGCttttgctgttggaaaaaaaagaaaaacatttgagcCTGCGCCTTCTGGAAAGCCTTCAAGACACTACTTTTGAAAATCCAGGCAATTGAGATTTATATAATGTTTGTGTGAACTTTTAAATCTTAAGCAAGTCCTTAACTGTAAGGATGTTAGCGTATGTGTGTCAATCTACTCGTGTTCTTTGAGGCCTTTTCAGTAGGCCTCTTGACGCCTCCAAGCAGACCACTTGTTCGTGTTCAGCTGGTTGTGCTACTAAGATAAGGCCAATATGAAGTACCACGGGCCTCCACAGAGAAGTAACTTCTCCTTAAAGTGTTTTGTGTTGCAGCAACCAAGGAGTAGAGCAGGGTCTCTCAGCAGGTCGTCATTTAACTAAGCAGAGCCCCTGGTGCCCACTGGAACACATCACCACCTCCTAGGCCCTTACACCAGAGACAACTTGTTGGATATGAGATGTTCTGGGTGAAGTAGTTTAATCACTCAGTGACCACTGGGGAGGGGAAGCTGTAGAGTtgctttttgcattattttgtcAGATGACTCAGAACAAAATCCTGGTGTATAACATGTGATATCTCTTTTTCAGCTGGGAGGCCTGGGCAGCTTCCTGGCATCCGAGCAGTGGCTCCGAAGACCACAGCCCCACCAAACAGCACCGCAAAGGCGGGCAGTAGCCCCCTAAGCCCACCCGAAGGCCCGCGGGCAGCTGTCCTGCCAGAGCCTCCAAGCACCCCACGAGCTGGTGCCACGCGGCCCAGCTTGCCTGCGCCTCCTCCGCCACCTCCAGCTTCCAGCAAACCTTCCCTcaccttccctcctcctccgcctcTCCCCCCTCTGGCAGACAGGCCTTTCAAGGGGGTAGCCCCCAGCTCCGCTCCTCTGCCCCCGCTCCCTCCTCCTCAGGCTGACAAACCCAAGTTTCAAGTAGGTGCTTCAcacccgccgccgccgcctcctcctcctcccctacCCCCCTGTGGATTTCCAGCCAGGACAGCCgatttccctgctgctgcttcctctccaTCCGAAGGAAGGGATTATCCACCTCCCACACCgcctccaccaccacctcctcctcctctccccgtgCATCCTCCTGCCTTGAACAGGCTCTCCTTTCCAACCCCCCCAGCCTTCACCGGCACTGCCGGCAGCGGTGACGTGCCCCCACCACTGCCCCCCAAGTCCCCGCACTTGCTGTCCCATTTGCACAAGCCCGCTATTCAGTCgctccctcttcctcccaccccaccccttcCTCAGCCAGCGGCAGTGGTGGAGACCAGGAAGAAGAGAGCGGGCCGAGGCGGAGGTGAGAGCAGTGGTGGTGGGAAGCGAGGCCTCCCACTCCTATGGGCTGCTGGGGGAAATTGCACTGATGGGGGGAGAGCTTCGAGGGGTACAAAGCGTACGTGTAGCAGGAGGATGAAGTCCGCTGTGTGGGAAGAATGTAATTAGCACAGTGTGTAATGAGCATGCCAGACCTCAGGCTCTTCTTACTGCTGGACATACATGCCGTATAATTTAATCTTGTGATTCTTGGAAGCAGCATTCTGATCAGTGAAAGGAACATCTTGGAACTGCTGGGtttcttgcttttgtgttgGCATTGGTATGTCTCCAGCAGCACACTGACTGAGCTCAGCAGCGATCTCCAATCAATCAAAATCtcaatcaaaaccaaacaatctCAGGTAGGGCAGCAGAGCATCCAGCACCATGTTTGAAACATCTGCCAGGCATGCAGCTCCTCAAATTCCAGCCCACCCATAACATCCCTTTTCTGCTGTAACTGGCTGGGAAACTTTACAGGAGAGAATAAAATTAAGATGGGGTAGCTACAGCCACAACAAAGAGTGGCCAGTGCCCCCTGTAATCAAGGTGGTAGAGCCAAAGGCTTCTCCAGCTACTTGGGAAGTGAGCATATTGGCTTGTGTTTCCTTTAGCAGATGATAGGAGGAACTTTCTTCAGATCTGATATAATgaggataattaaaaaaaaaatgagtctaGGTCTGTGTGGGTTTGAGAAATGCAGACAGCTACTTAATAAGGAACGTTTGGAGAGAATGTTCTGTACCCTGTATCTTAGCAGCCGCGTGTCGAGAGAAGGATTACTGCTTCCCTTTGACAGCCAAGTGAAAGGCCATCTAAATGCAGCAGATCAGCTGCTTTGTGGTGGTGATTAATGATGCTTCAGAATTGCCTGATGAACCATTATTTTATCAAGATGCCTGCTTCTCATGGTGATTCAACTTTAGAGGTTTCCATTTTGGTTATCTAGGGAGAGATGCAGTTTGAGAAGCGAACTTGGAGGCCTCGCGCTCCCTCCCCCTTACACAGGTCCTGTGGTAGATCTGCCTAGAAGATGTAAACTTGGAAGGCCCTTGCAACTCCTCTGTAAAATGCACAAGAATAATGCAAATTCCACTGCATAACTGCcaaaatgtcaggaaaagaTCTTGCTTTAGAGATACCATCtagtgatatttttcttaaagaaactTCTTTGAAGGCGGAAGAATGGTCTTCCCCTCCAGAATGGGACTAAACCATACTTTAGAGTGTCTTACTTTCCCTAGAACTAGAAGAACTAGAAATAGGAAGCTCCAATAGAAAGCTCAAGTAGTGACTTAAATTTAAAACTTGATGTTATAAATCCATGATTAGGCTTGGCAAACTGCAGCTGTGAAGTCACCTACAATACCTGGACATGTCTGCCCCAAATACTGCATTCCTTTTTATAGTCCCTCCACTTTTGTGCAGAGCTTACTGTCAGTTTTGTTAATTCATGGTGATCTTTATGTGCTGGTCTGCTTCCTCTTTTTCAGGACCTGGTGCTGGGAAGCTAGCTGTTCCTCCACAGCCACCAGCCAGATCACCAACGACTGAACTTACGAGCAAGTCTGGAGTCTCAGCCTGGGCAGTTCATGACCCCTACCCACctcttaaaaatggaaatatgcaTATCATTGGTAATGTCATCTTAATTAGCCTTAGTTAAAGATTTTGGTACAAAAGCTTTTGTGTCTCAGACATTAAAAACTCATGCGAGTCTTTCTCATGACAACATGGTAGTATAGTTAAACCGATAGAAATTTTTTTACAATCCTCTCCAATGAGATTTCTCTCGTAAAAGcttattcagaaatgttttgaacCATTCAGTAGACAAGAAATTGCATGCACTACctgcaaaattatttaagatTGTGAAAAGTTGCTGTACTGTGCTTACATTACTATTCTTTAAAACAGTTCACAGACATTTAGTGGCTTCAACCCTATACAGCAAAGCCTGCTAAGAACTGCTTTTGTGGTCTAATGAATTGGCCATTCATTCTTGCTAAATTGCTTGAAAACCACCTAGGAATACATCTATTACCACAACATCATCAATGAAGAAAACTGGAACAGCAGCCAGAAGCTTAACTTCAGTTAGTACCAGGCAGTGTTTGCAATTAAGCCTGAAAACTTGGATGGCTTACAAACTGGATGGCTCAAGGTTGTTTATCTGGAGTAAGCCACTCAGATATCAATTCCAGGGGAAAATgaatcagcatttttcattgaaattagctgtggcaattttattttttttaatctctaagAGTGACTAATATTTGTTTCCCTGAAACTTCCCAGATGACTTTGAATCTAAATTTACTTTCCATTCCGTGGAGGATTTCCCCCCACCTGATGAATTCAAGCCATTTCGGAAAATATATCCCAGCAAGATAGCTAGAGGTAAGTGTGTAAATACGAGAACATCAGATAGTTAtcaaatagcatttaaaatgaggagagagaataaagaacagaaaccaGCATTAACATGAAAAGCTGGGCTGCAAGGATAGGCACAGATAGGACTGAGATTTGTTACAGTGGTAACAGAAACCAAAGATGCAATGAAAAGCACTTGGTTACTATAAAGTCTTAGtagcaaaaaagaaagttaTGTGGCTTGACATACAGTTTGTGTTCTTTAGATTGTTGAGTTTGTGGAGCCCTGAAGTTGAAAACAATGATCACATAGACTTAGCCTGCTACTGAGTTGTTTTATCTGTTTATGAACTTGTGAAATCACAAAAGCAAGGTGACTTCATCGTGTCTTCTATCACTTGTCTTGATTTAAATCCTTTGCATGGTGTTTTTACACACCTCAATAACAAAGAGACTTGGTACCTGAACCTTAGCAGGAAAGTAGTGACTGACTGAACCGTGCTTTGTTTTAGCTTAAGTTAGAATCTTGGTGTCAGGTCTTCGTTGTAAGAGCAGGAGTTCACCTATCCAGCTTTGAAAACTGGTAGTTGAAGTTGCTGAAAGATCTCATGCCcatattctgctttttataaaacccagtgttttctgtgttattaGCTCGGCTATTTATCTCCAGgttgtcattatttttgtttccatgctAATGTACTTTGCATGACTTTTCATAGCAGCTTAAGTCAGTCTAAATCATCTGCTATATGatctaagactttttttttttactgaagagCTACAGAACATTAGCAATATATATCATCAGTTCAAGGGAAGGTGATAAACATAACATCCCTGAGTTAGGTTGTTTAAACTGCTGTAGAACTAATCACAAATTCGTTCCTAACATACATATCTATCTCCTCTGAATGAACCCGTCCTTTATATTTGCAGATCCCTCTAAAAATCCGCCATTAAGAACACACGTGAGATGAGAAGAGTCGTTCTGATGCTTTCTGGATTGGTATTAAAAATGGAGAACATCAAGATAACATATGGAAACAGAAGGGGTCCCATTAGAGTGGCAGAGATTATATTTGAATCACAAGTGCTGCAAcgttaacatttttataaattggAAGAGAGATGTAAATGATACTTTTTGAAGTACTTTGTGGCCTACGTACCACAAGAATGTTAGCACAGGCTTTTAAATACTGTATACATGTggatatttttaagcaaagaagcataaaatttaaattctttataGAGTTCAAACAATTCTTATCATGCTGACAGTTGTTACCTCAAAGAATACTTTTTGCATGATATGCTTGTAAttcattttccccttccatctatatttttaagtactttgGAAATCCTCCAGTTattattcagatatttttcaatGAACTGTCTGAAAATAATGTGACGCTTTTAGTCTCTCTTTATGTTTCTTCACTTCTTGTATTCTGCCTATCCTCAGATTGAGCAGAATGGCACTTTCATGAACAGGCGGGTCCACAATCCTCTTCTCAACAAGCGTGAAGAGGACAGAGATGACAACAGGTTGTGGCTGCTGTTGAGCCTACCTCTACTGATTACAGATCCTTATAGGATAGTGAACATGTCTGAAGAAGCCCAGATGGGTAGGGTGCCTACGGACCTGACAAAGACAACAGAACTTTTACAAACTGGGCAAAGAGGAAGTTGTTCTACTGTAAGCAAAAGTGGTGTATGTAAATGCACATACTACCAAGTGTATACATATGGGCATGTGTCCTCTCTTTTCCTGCTGGCAAAGAGGATATTATTAACTATTTGTGTGACAGGTTCTCTTTACCCAGCAATTAGGAGACCTTGAGATCATTTTCAGTTGCATATGTTGTAAACAGGCAAGTAGAGCTCCTATTTTTCACCCATAGCAGCAGTAAGGATGCATtgtccaaaaaataataaaataaggagTCCCTAAAGTGGTGGCTCCCTTGAGTTGAGTTGCTTGGAAAAAGTAAACAAGCCAGGGACGAGACTtgagattttacttttaatgtGAAGCTGTAGTGAGGTGTTTGGATCATTGATGTTCAGACCATCAGATGTCTGCTTCCAGGAACAATTATAGAAATGCAACATTTCACTGCATTAGGAGGAATGTTGCCAGCAGCTTGTGGGCTGAGAAAGCCCAACAAAGGGCCAgtaagatgatgaagggactgcaGCGCCTCTCctttgaggaaaggctgagagagctgggactgctcagccaGAATTTCATCAATGTAcctaaatatctgaagggagggtgcagagaggacagagccaggctcttttcagtggtgcccagtgccaggaccagAGGCAAGGcacacaaactggaacacaggaggttccatctgaacatgACAGAACACCTTTTTACTGTGCAGGtaactgagcactggcacaggttgcccagagaggttgtggagtctccctccttggagcTACTGGAATGGCTCCACGTGGCCTGTGCAACCTGCTGAAGGtggccttgcttgagcaggggtgggGGTGGACCAAatgacctcctgaggtcccttccatcttCATCCATTCTGTAATTTCCCCATTTTACAGTTTAATTGGGTTCAGCAGCTTGAATAATTGCACTGCTATTCTGGCCTAACAGCCAGGCTATTTATGAGTTATtgtactatttatttatataaataccaTAATTCCCCTCATCTGCAGCTGTTAAAAACATAGATG
Protein-coding sequences here:
- the WIPF3 gene encoding WAS/WASL-interacting protein family member 3 is translated as MPVPPPPPPPPPPPPPPSGGPPPPPPLASSELPKLRKEDQKARNALLADIQQGTRLRKVTQINDRSAPQIEKPKGANRNGGNPAINKGGSQPPLGGLFAGGFPVLRPAGQRDLPAGRPGQLPGIRAVAPKTTAPPNSTAKAGSSPLSPPEGPRAAVLPEPPSTPRAGATRPSLPAPPPPPPASSKPSLTFPPPPPLPPLADRPFKGVAPSSAPLPPLPPPQADKPKFQVGASHPPPPPPPPPLPPCGFPARTADFPAAASSPSEGRDYPPPTPPPPPPPPPLPVHPPALNRLSFPTPPAFTGTAGSGDVPPPLPPKSPHLLSHLHKPAIQSLPLPPTPPLPQPAAVVETRKKRAGRGGGPGAGKLAVPPQPPARSPTTELTSKSGVSAWAVHDPYPPLKNGNMHIIDDFESKFTFHSVEDFPPPDEFKPFRKIYPSKIARDPSKNPPLRTHVR